The proteins below come from a single Oncorhynchus keta strain PuntledgeMale-10-30-2019 chromosome 1, Oket_V2, whole genome shotgun sequence genomic window:
- the org gene encoding oogenesis-related isoform X2: MTSECSVAIEQDNDGVEDKVVVKRDSVLTTVLCRLSQFWPVRLAMRALRGFWWLLGFSPSDEAFVPPEEDANSSPARHCLAGRKRLRRATRILLAILPRRLQSTLGYPVCTSIGRAVSPEVLCSPTKLCGKGNKRKQDDLDDDEEQQTWVEALSQELEDEEPSVDPDYEPSAVDTDSEEYNSQNDTESDLDVSGKVVIDDLKTNVPQTA, from the exons ATGACCTCTGAATGTAGCGTCGCCATCGAACAGGACAACGACGGTGTTGAG GACAAAGTTGTGGTgaagagagacagtgtgttaacCACTGTACTCTGTCGCCTGTCACAGTTTTGGCCTGTCAGACTAGCG ATGCGTGCTCTCCGTGGGTTTTGGTGGCTGTTGGGTTTCTCCCCTTCAGATGAGGCTTTTGTTCCTCCAGAAGAGGATGCCAATTCTAGTCCAGCCCGCCACTGTCTAGCAGGCCGCAAGCGTCTGCGTCGAGCCACACGCATCCTGTTGGCCATCCTGCCTCGCCGTCTGCAGAGCACCCTGGGCTACCCTGTGTGCACCAGCATCGGCCGTGCTGTATCCCCAG AGGTGCTTTGCTCCCCCACTAAGCTCTGTGGGAAAGGCAACAAGAGGAAGCAGGATGACCTTGACGACGACGAGGAGCAGCAGACCTGGGTTGAGGCACTCTCTCAGGAACTAGAGGATGAGGAGCCTTCTGTTGATCCTGACTATGAG CCGAGTGCAGTGGACACTGACAGTGAGGAGTATAACTCTCAAAATGACACAGAAAGTGACCTTGATGTTTCAGGGAAGGTCGTGATTGACGACCTTAAAACG AATGTTCCTCAGACGGCATAG
- the org gene encoding oogenesis-related isoform X1 — MTSECSVAIEQDNDGVEDKVVVKRDSVLTTVLCRLSQFWPVRLAMRALRGFWWLLGFSPSDEAFVPPEEDANSSPARHCLAGRKRLRRATRILLAILPRRLQSTLGYPVCTSIGRAVSPEVLCSPTKLCGKGNKRKQDDLDDDEEQQTWVEALSQELEDEEPSVDPDYEPSAVDTDSEEYNSQNDTESDLDVSGKVVIDDLKTVQSERLIGMAFHHSASTLTTGDWH, encoded by the exons ATGACCTCTGAATGTAGCGTCGCCATCGAACAGGACAACGACGGTGTTGAG GACAAAGTTGTGGTgaagagagacagtgtgttaacCACTGTACTCTGTCGCCTGTCACAGTTTTGGCCTGTCAGACTAGCG ATGCGTGCTCTCCGTGGGTTTTGGTGGCTGTTGGGTTTCTCCCCTTCAGATGAGGCTTTTGTTCCTCCAGAAGAGGATGCCAATTCTAGTCCAGCCCGCCACTGTCTAGCAGGCCGCAAGCGTCTGCGTCGAGCCACACGCATCCTGTTGGCCATCCTGCCTCGCCGTCTGCAGAGCACCCTGGGCTACCCTGTGTGCACCAGCATCGGCCGTGCTGTATCCCCAG AGGTGCTTTGCTCCCCCACTAAGCTCTGTGGGAAAGGCAACAAGAGGAAGCAGGATGACCTTGACGACGACGAGGAGCAGCAGACCTGGGTTGAGGCACTCTCTCAGGAACTAGAGGATGAGGAGCCTTCTGTTGATCCTGACTATGAG CCGAGTGCAGTGGACACTGACAGTGAGGAGTATAACTCTCAAAATGACACAGAAAGTGACCTTGATGTTTCAGGGAAGGTCGTGATTGACGACCTTAAAACGGTACAGAGTGAGCGTCTCATTGGCATGGCGTTTCATCATTCTGCAAGTACTCTGACTACAGGAGATTGGCATTGA